From Toxorhynchites rutilus septentrionalis strain SRP chromosome 2, ASM2978413v1, whole genome shotgun sequence, a single genomic window includes:
- the LOC129769322 gene encoding GTP-binding nuclear protein Ran — protein MAEGDMPTFKCVLVGDGGTGKTTFVKRHMTGEFEKKYVATLGVEVHPLVFHTNRGAIRFNVWDTAGQEKFGGLRDGYYIQGQCAIIMFDVTSRVTYKNVPNWHRDLVRVCENIPIVLCGNKVDIKDRKVKAKAIVFHRKKNLQYYDISAKSNYNFEKPFLWLARKLVGDPNLEFVAMPALLPPEVKMDKDWQQQIEKDLQEAQATALPDEDEDL, from the exons ATGGCTGAGGGTGATATGCCAACATTCAAGTGCGTCCTGGTCGGGGATGGTGGTACCGGTAAAACGACCTTTGTCAAACGCCACATGACCGGTGAGTTCGAGAAGAAATACGTCGCTACCCTCGGAGTCGAAGTGCATCCGCTTGTGTTCCACACGAATCGAGGTGCCATCCGATTCAACGTTTGGGACACAGCTGGCCAGGAGAAATTTGGCGGATTGCGTGACGGTTACTACATTCAGGGACAGTGTGCCATCATCATGTTCGACGTGACGTCCAGAGTAACGTACAAAAACGTCCCCAACTGGCACAGAGATTTGGTACGCGTGTGTGAGAACATCCCGATCGTCCTTTGCGGTAACAAGGTTGACATCAAGGACCGAAAAGTGAAAGCCAAGGCCATCGTGTTCCACCGAAAGAAGAATCTGCAG TACTACGACATCTCTGCCAAGTCAAACTACAACTTCGAGAAACCGTTCCTGTGGCTGGCCCGCAAGCTGGTCGGTGACCCGAACCTGGAGTTCGTGGCGATGCCCGCTCTGCTCCCACCCGAGGTCAAAATGGACAAGGACTGGCAGCAGCAaatcgagaaggatttgcaggaAGCGCAAGCTACCGCGCTAccggatgaggatgaggatttGTAA